A genomic stretch from Primulina huaijiensis isolate GDHJ02 chromosome 14, ASM1229523v2, whole genome shotgun sequence includes:
- the LOC140957571 gene encoding probable receptor-like protein kinase At1g11050 isoform X2 — MSLFRLPDLQTSVSCLLDFQEMLSFLKLPENLTSLCFQASQFVNTTDVCAGIQTEAEWSSVLGLDTSLETGCSQDLTDLTACDSCVIAGFKVQARLMSVDGNHTHSKGCFYYTILYAAGKVNKFGPKSNGALSCIFGLPLNLKKDAKKWALVFGSTVGGFAVVATILLISFVLSGSNWPKRERVSEIFSVSDQDLEENALLNWRPKTDTFWFSSEDLEKATNFFSSKNFIGQGQSGVVYKGKLPDGTMIAVKNIVDSDFQGEFDFYREVEIISVLKHRNLVPLRGCSVSSGDAYSERESQKYLVYDYMPNGNLHDHLFPLRKGKYGKKPMTWPQRKNIILDVANALAYLHYGVKPPIYHRDIKPTNILLDSSMRAKVADFGLAKQGQESISNFTTRIAGTHGYLAPEYAMYGQLTEKSDVYSFGMVILEIMCGRKALDLSESTFLITDWAWPSVKDGKIEHVLDVSLLEDEGCGGKRYPKVIMERFVKIGILCSHLMVALRPTISDALKMLEGDIEVPVIPDRPLYANNNMFNSTYRREGI; from the coding sequence ATGTCTCTCTTTCGATTACCGGATCTTCAAACATCGGTTTCTTGTTTGTTggattttcaagaaatgcttagCTTCCTCAAGTTGCCTGAAAATCTCACTTCTTTGTGTTTTCAGGCCTCACAGTTCGTTAACACTACTGATGTGTGTGCCGGAATTCAAACCGAAGCCGAGTGGTCATCAGTTTTGGGGTTGGATACGTCCCTAGAAACGGGATGTAGCCAAGATTTAACAGACCTTACTGCCTGTGATTCGTGCGTGATTGCTGGTTTTAAGGTTCAGGCTCGGTTGATGAGTGTAGATGGGAATCATACTCATTCAAAAGGCTGTTTTTACTACACAATTCTTTATGCTGCAGGAAAAGTTAACAAGTTTGGCCCTAAGAGTAATGGAGCACTTTCATGCATTTTTGGCCTACCTTTGAActtgaaaaaagatgcaaagAAATGGGCTCTTGTTTTTGGCTCAACCGTGGGCGGTTTTGCGGTTGTAGCAACGATTCTTTTGATCAGTTTTGTGCTGAGTGGGAGCAATTGGCCGAAAAGGGAGAGAGTTTCAGAGATCTTTTCAGTATCGGATCaagatttagaagaaaatgcgctACTGAACTGGAGACCAAAGACTGATACATTCTGGTTCAGTAGTGAAGATCTTGAAAAGGCAACAAACTTCTTTTCATCCAAGAATTTCATAGGACAAGGCCAATCCGGTGTCGTTTATAAAGGGAAGTTACCTGACGGAACCATGATTGCTGTCAAGAATATCGTGGATTCAGATTTTCAGGGGGAATTTGATTTCTATCGTGAAGTTGAGATCATCAGTGTTTTAAAGCATAGAAACCTTGTGCCTCTTCGAGGCTGCTCTGTGTCGAGCGGGGATGCATATAGTGAAAGAGAGAGCCAGAAATACTTGGTATATGATTACATGCCAAATGGGAATTTACATGATCATTTATTTCCATTGCGAAAAGGTAAATATGGTAAGAAGCCAATGACGTGGCCTCAGAGAAAGAACATAATCTTggatgtggcaaatgcattaGCTTATCTTCACTATGGAGTGAAGCCTCCTATATATCACAGAGATATTAAGCCTACAAACATACTGTTAGATTCAAGTATGAGAGCCAAAGTCGCAGATTTCGGGCTCGCAAAACAAGGACAAGAATCCATATCCAATTTCACCACTAGAATAGCAGGTACTCACGGTTACTTAGCACCTGAATACGCTATGTACGGTCAGCTGACAGAAAAGAGTGATGTTTATAGCTTCGGAATGGTGATTCTTGAAATAATGTGTGGCAGAAAGGCTCTTGATTTGTCGGAATCGACGTTTTTGATAACCGACTGGGCGTGGCCGTCTGTGAAAGATGGAAAGATAGAGCATGTTTTGGACGTTTCATTGTTGGAAGATGAGGGATGTGGAGGAAAGAGATATCCTAAGGTGATAATGGAAAGATTTGTGAAGATTGGGATATTGTGTTCTCATTTGATGGTGGCTTTGAGGCCTACAATATCGGATGCTTTGAAAATGTTGGAAGGAGATATTGAGGTTCCAGTGATTCCTGACAGGCCCTTGTATGCTAATAACAACATGTTCAATTCTACTTACAGAAGAGAGGGGATTTAG
- the LOC140957571 gene encoding probable receptor-like protein kinase At1g11050 isoform X1 produces MMILDHLVVLLSVVSLCILPQISASSSPVLESSCPFDFKYVLKLPWDSSSCQEDSIRNTKELGESSNCCQTLKSLYGVAFAEYLKQMSLFRLPDLQTSVSCLLDFQEMLSFLKLPENLTSLCFQASQFVNTTDVCAGIQTEAEWSSVLGLDTSLETGCSQDLTDLTACDSCVIAGFKVQARLMSVDGNHTHSKGCFYYTILYAAGKVNKFGPKSNGALSCIFGLPLNLKKDAKKWALVFGSTVGGFAVVATILLISFVLSGSNWPKRERVSEIFSVSDQDLEENALLNWRPKTDTFWFSSEDLEKATNFFSSKNFIGQGQSGVVYKGKLPDGTMIAVKNIVDSDFQGEFDFYREVEIISVLKHRNLVPLRGCSVSSGDAYSERESQKYLVYDYMPNGNLHDHLFPLRKGKYGKKPMTWPQRKNIILDVANALAYLHYGVKPPIYHRDIKPTNILLDSSMRAKVADFGLAKQGQESISNFTTRIAGTHGYLAPEYAMYGQLTEKSDVYSFGMVILEIMCGRKALDLSESTFLITDWAWPSVKDGKIEHVLDVSLLEDEGCGGKRYPKVIMERFVKIGILCSHLMVALRPTISDALKMLEGDIEVPVIPDRPLYANNNMFNSTYRREGI; encoded by the coding sequence ATGATGATTCTTGATCATCTAGTTGTGCTATTATCTGTAGTTTCTCTCTGTATTCTCCCACAAATTAGTGCTTCATCTTCTCCAGTCCTCGAATCATCGTGTCCTTTCGACTTCAAATATGTTTTGAAACTTCCATGGGATTCATCTTCTTGTCAAGAAGACAGCATTAGGAACACAAAAGAACTTGGTGAATCTAGCAATTGTTGCCAGACTCTTAAAAGTCTGTATGGCGTAGCCTTTGCTGAATACCTCAAACAAATGTCTCTCTTTCGATTACCGGATCTTCAAACATCGGTTTCTTGTTTGTTggattttcaagaaatgcttagCTTCCTCAAGTTGCCTGAAAATCTCACTTCTTTGTGTTTTCAGGCCTCACAGTTCGTTAACACTACTGATGTGTGTGCCGGAATTCAAACCGAAGCCGAGTGGTCATCAGTTTTGGGGTTGGATACGTCCCTAGAAACGGGATGTAGCCAAGATTTAACAGACCTTACTGCCTGTGATTCGTGCGTGATTGCTGGTTTTAAGGTTCAGGCTCGGTTGATGAGTGTAGATGGGAATCATACTCATTCAAAAGGCTGTTTTTACTACACAATTCTTTATGCTGCAGGAAAAGTTAACAAGTTTGGCCCTAAGAGTAATGGAGCACTTTCATGCATTTTTGGCCTACCTTTGAActtgaaaaaagatgcaaagAAATGGGCTCTTGTTTTTGGCTCAACCGTGGGCGGTTTTGCGGTTGTAGCAACGATTCTTTTGATCAGTTTTGTGCTGAGTGGGAGCAATTGGCCGAAAAGGGAGAGAGTTTCAGAGATCTTTTCAGTATCGGATCaagatttagaagaaaatgcgctACTGAACTGGAGACCAAAGACTGATACATTCTGGTTCAGTAGTGAAGATCTTGAAAAGGCAACAAACTTCTTTTCATCCAAGAATTTCATAGGACAAGGCCAATCCGGTGTCGTTTATAAAGGGAAGTTACCTGACGGAACCATGATTGCTGTCAAGAATATCGTGGATTCAGATTTTCAGGGGGAATTTGATTTCTATCGTGAAGTTGAGATCATCAGTGTTTTAAAGCATAGAAACCTTGTGCCTCTTCGAGGCTGCTCTGTGTCGAGCGGGGATGCATATAGTGAAAGAGAGAGCCAGAAATACTTGGTATATGATTACATGCCAAATGGGAATTTACATGATCATTTATTTCCATTGCGAAAAGGTAAATATGGTAAGAAGCCAATGACGTGGCCTCAGAGAAAGAACATAATCTTggatgtggcaaatgcattaGCTTATCTTCACTATGGAGTGAAGCCTCCTATATATCACAGAGATATTAAGCCTACAAACATACTGTTAGATTCAAGTATGAGAGCCAAAGTCGCAGATTTCGGGCTCGCAAAACAAGGACAAGAATCCATATCCAATTTCACCACTAGAATAGCAGGTACTCACGGTTACTTAGCACCTGAATACGCTATGTACGGTCAGCTGACAGAAAAGAGTGATGTTTATAGCTTCGGAATGGTGATTCTTGAAATAATGTGTGGCAGAAAGGCTCTTGATTTGTCGGAATCGACGTTTTTGATAACCGACTGGGCGTGGCCGTCTGTGAAAGATGGAAAGATAGAGCATGTTTTGGACGTTTCATTGTTGGAAGATGAGGGATGTGGAGGAAAGAGATATCCTAAGGTGATAATGGAAAGATTTGTGAAGATTGGGATATTGTGTTCTCATTTGATGGTGGCTTTGAGGCCTACAATATCGGATGCTTTGAAAATGTTGGAAGGAGATATTGAGGTTCCAGTGATTCCTGACAGGCCCTTGTATGCTAATAACAACATGTTCAATTCTACTTACAGAAGAGAGGGGATTTAG